One window of Sphingobacteriales bacterium genomic DNA carries:
- a CDS encoding carboxypeptidase-like regulatory domain-containing protein: MLSKTKNLLLYLRFHIFCLISLVSISICLLYTSEISAQSITITGKVLDDATIEPIPFASVYLKGTTTGTVTDLDGTFTIQTHLPLPDSIGVSSVGYQSVFKYLGPSPSQTYVFRLVRMEIVMDEFTILAGENPADILMQKVIAQKEQHNIANRENYQYETYNKIEVDLTDINPKVTERKVMKPFAFIFDNVDSLSEEKPFLPIFLTETLSDFYYSKNPKLTKEVIKASKVSGVDNESVTQFLGNMYQQINIYDNWMPVMGKNFPSPISDQALFYYKFSLIDSTFIDNQWSYHLTFKARRDLSTVFSGDLWVRDSAYVVRRINMHLDGKKVNINFIDKLNLYQEFKETNTDIWVLVRDKLVVDFSATKNGAGIIGRKSTFYKNFFFNNPQINKILENREDVVVAKDVFSKPPEFWNTARHDSLTANEKSVYAMIDTLSNMPVAKTYVNIITTIVGGYKKLGPIEIGPYFNLVSSNEVEKWRFSIGGRTSKDFSTRVLLSGYGAYGLKDKRFKYNAEALVLLNRKPWQTLNIGYKNDLNIQSNSTEEIGQDNLLAGLYRRPVPQKLTNIRAAELTYARDWFLGWSNKLTLTHKIFQPQFDFYFIDELNPLTPPDSTITTTEIKLNTRFAYKEKFVSGKFFRVSLGSDFPIVNVNYTLGIKGILNSEFKYHRLDLSVYDWFYVGPMGYTSYNFTAGKIFGKLPFLLLHNFPGNETFFYNRYAFNRMNEYEFTADTYASLLITHHFEGIFFNRIPLLKKLKLRELMTAKIAVGSISQQNRNANYDPDGLYKNFNDLLTKWELPDWQIQTPTLQKPYIEVGVGIENILKVFRVDAVWRLTHTDKPGKIGIRTGLQLVF; this comes from the coding sequence ATGCTATCAAAAACTAAAAACCTGTTGCTGTATCTGCGTTTTCATATCTTTTGCCTGATTTCTTTAGTGTCAATTTCTATTTGTTTATTATATACCTCAGAAATATCGGCACAATCCATTACTATTACCGGCAAAGTATTGGACGATGCAACTATTGAGCCAATACCCTTTGCAAGCGTTTATCTCAAAGGCACTACAACGGGAACAGTAACAGATTTGGATGGCACGTTTACCATTCAGACCCATCTTCCACTTCCCGATAGTATTGGTGTATCTTCGGTTGGTTATCAAAGCGTATTTAAATATCTTGGCCCATCTCCTTCACAAACTTATGTGTTTCGTCTTGTACGGATGGAAATAGTGATGGACGAGTTTACCATCCTTGCCGGCGAAAACCCCGCTGATATTTTGATGCAAAAAGTAATTGCTCAAAAAGAACAGCACAATATTGCCAATCGCGAAAATTACCAATACGAAACCTATAATAAAATTGAAGTTGACCTGACCGACATTAACCCAAAAGTTACAGAACGCAAAGTAATGAAACCCTTTGCTTTCATTTTTGACAATGTCGATTCCCTGTCAGAAGAAAAACCTTTTCTGCCTATTTTTTTAACCGAAACGCTGTCAGATTTTTATTACAGTAAAAATCCGAAATTAACCAAAGAGGTGATCAAAGCCAGCAAAGTGTCAGGCGTAGATAATGAAAGTGTTACCCAGTTTTTGGGAAATATGTATCAGCAAATCAACATTTATGATAACTGGATGCCGGTCATGGGTAAAAATTTTCCAAGCCCTATCAGTGACCAAGCTTTGTTTTATTACAAATTCTCCCTCATAGATAGCACTTTTATTGATAATCAATGGAGCTACCACCTTACTTTTAAAGCGCGCAGGGATTTAAGTACTGTTTTTTCCGGCGATTTATGGGTAAGAGATTCAGCTTATGTTGTTCGGCGGATTAATATGCATCTGGACGGTAAAAAAGTCAATATCAACTTTATTGACAAACTTAACCTGTATCAGGAGTTTAAAGAAACCAATACAGATATTTGGGTTTTGGTCAGAGACAAATTAGTGGTTGACTTTTCTGCCACCAAAAATGGAGCAGGCATTATAGGCCGAAAATCAACCTTCTACAAAAACTTCTTCTTTAACAACCCCCAAATCAACAAAATTCTCGAAAACCGCGAAGATGTAGTAGTAGCGAAGGATGTGTTTAGCAAGCCACCTGAGTTTTGGAATACGGCACGACATGACAGTCTGACTGCAAACGAAAAGTCGGTCTATGCCATGATAGACACACTGAGCAATATGCCGGTTGCCAAAACTTATGTCAATATTATAACCACAATTGTAGGCGGGTACAAAAAGTTAGGACCCATTGAAATTGGTCCGTATTTCAATTTAGTAAGTTCAAACGAAGTTGAGAAATGGCGATTTAGTATTGGAGGTCGAACCAGCAAAGATTTCAGCACCCGGGTTTTATTAAGCGGCTACGGTGCTTATGGACTTAAGGACAAGCGTTTTAAGTACAATGCCGAAGCGTTGGTATTACTCAACCGGAAACCATGGCAAACCTTGAATATAGGATATAAGAACGACCTCAATATTCAAAGCAACAGCACAGAAGAAATTGGACAGGACAACCTGTTAGCCGGGCTTTACCGCCGCCCTGTTCCCCAAAAACTGACCAATATCCGGGCAGCCGAACTAACTTATGCCCGCGATTGGTTTTTGGGTTGGTCAAACAAACTGACCTTGACACATAAAATTTTTCAGCCACAGTTCGATTTCTATTTTATTGACGAACTCAACCCGCTAACTCCGCCAGACAGCACCATTACTACCACCGAAATCAAACTGAATACTCGATTTGCCTATAAGGAAAAATTTGTTTCGGGTAAATTCTTCAGGGTTAGCTTAGGAAGTGATTTCCCCATTGTCAATGTCAATTATACCTTGGGCATTAAAGGCATTTTAAACAGCGAATTTAAATACCACCGTCTCGACCTTAGTGTTTACGATTGGTTTTATGTAGGTCCAATGGGCTATACCTCCTATAATTTTACAGCGGGAAAAATATTTGGCAAACTACCTTTTTTACTGCTGCACAACTTTCCGGGCAATGAAACCTTTTTTTACAATCGTTATGCCTTTAACAGGATGAACGAGTATGAATTTACCGCCGATACTTATGCCTCTTTGCTCATAACTCATCACTTTGAGGGCATTTTTTTTAACAGAATTCCGCTGCTAAAAAAGTTAAAACTGCGAGAACTCATGACCGCCAAAATAGCCGTTGGAAGTATCAGCCAACAAAATCGCAATGCCAATTACGACCCGGACGGACTTTACAAAAACTTTAACGACTTGTTGACCAAATGGGAACTGCCTGATTGGCAAATTCAAACCCCTACTCTGCAAAAACCTTATATTGAAGTGGGTGTTGGCATAGAAAACATACTCAAGGTTTTTAGAGTGGATGCCGTTTGGCGGTTAACCCACACTGATAAGCCCGGCAAAATTGGTATCAGAACCGGGCTGCAATTGGTTTTCTAA
- the xth gene encoding exodeoxyribonuclease III has protein sequence MKIVSYNVNGIRSAMDKGLLEWLKQSNFDIVCLQETKAQPDQLDMSVFETLGYHTYWHSAEKKGYSGVATLTKKAPVHVEVGCGIEQYDREGRILRLDFEDGLSVMNVYLPSGSSGEERQAFKMQFLSDFLPYCLLVKTIRPKLLIGGDFNICHKPIDIHDPVGNKKSSGFLPEERAWMDEFFGSGFIDTFRVFHPDKAHQYSWWSFRFNARSKNKGWRIDYWAASEALKNELQSADIFMDVKHADHCPVFLTVD, from the coding sequence ATGAAAATTGTTTCTTACAATGTTAACGGCATCAGATCAGCAATGGATAAGGGGTTGTTGGAATGGCTGAAACAAAGCAATTTTGATATTGTTTGTTTACAGGAAACCAAAGCACAGCCTGACCAATTGGATATGAGTGTTTTTGAAACACTTGGCTACCACACTTATTGGCACAGTGCCGAAAAAAAAGGATACAGCGGGGTAGCTACGCTGACCAAAAAAGCTCCGGTTCATGTAGAAGTAGGGTGTGGAATTGAGCAATACGACCGCGAAGGGCGAATCTTGCGTCTCGATTTTGAAGACGGGCTTTCGGTGATGAATGTTTACCTCCCTTCGGGTTCGTCGGGAGAAGAACGGCAGGCTTTTAAAATGCAGTTTTTATCAGATTTTTTACCTTACTGTCTTTTGGTCAAAACTATCAGACCCAAACTGTTAATCGGGGGCGATTTCAACATTTGTCATAAGCCTATTGATATTCACGACCCAGTTGGGAACAAAAAGAGTTCCGGATTTTTACCTGAAGAACGCGCCTGGATGGATGAATTTTTCGGAAGTGGCTTTATAGATACATTCAGGGTGTTTCACCCCGACAAAGCACATCAGTATAGTTGGTGGAGTTTCAGGTTCAATGCAAGGTCAAAAAACAAAGGCTGGCGTATTGATTATTGGGCAGCATCAGAAGCATTGAAAAATGAACTGCAAAGTGCCGATATTTTTATGGATGTCAAACATGCCGATCATTGCCCGGTGTTTTTAACCGTTGATTAG